The window TCTTCGGCCTCGCGCAGCTTGTCCAGCTTTGGCTCAGTGCCTTGACCGGCAATCGTCAGCCAACGCTGGCGCTGGTTTTGCCGGCACTGGTCAGTGCATTGCTCTGGCCTTGGGTCAGCTTCGGTTTGCGCGGGTTGCGTCGACGCTACAAAATCAACTGATTCGGTCAGGCATTTGCCCATACCACGACAGGGAGATGTCTTGATGAAACAGCTGTTCCTCGCCTCTGGCTCGCCGCGTCGGCGTGAACTGCTCACGCAGATCGGCGTGCCGTTCACCGCCGTCAGCGCGGACATCGATGAAACCCCTTTGACTGAAGAATCGCCCTCGGCCTATGTCGAGCGTCTGGCGCGCGGAAAAGCCGCGGCCGGGCGCGACGCAGTTGTGTCCGATGCGGATTTTTGTGTGCTCGGCGCCGACACCGCCGTGGTCCTCGACGGAAAAATTCTTGGCAAACCGGTTGATGAAGCCGATGCGTGCGCCATGCTGATGATGTTGTCCGGCAACGAGCATCAGGTGCTGACGGCGATTGCCGTGCTGGATGGCGAGCGTTGCGAGTCTCGGGTGATCACCAGCCGGGTGCGTTTTCGCCAGATCAGTCGCGATGAAGCGGTAGCCTACTGGGCCAGCGGCGAGCCGCGGGACAAGGCCGGTGGCTATGGCATTCAAGGATTGGGCGCGGTGTTTGTCGCCGGGCTCAATGGAAGTTACTCGGCGGTGGTTGGACTGCCGCTGTGCGAAACCGCAGAACTGCTCGGCCATTTCGGCATAACCTGTTGGCAAACCCTTAACGCGCGCTGAGCGTCGTACTGACAAGATGCGGCCATTATCGTGAACATGCCTGAACGAGACCCTGCCATGAGTGAAGAGATCCTGATCAACATCACGCCGATGGAATCACGCGTGGCGGTGGTCGAAAACGGTGTCCTGCAAGAGGTCCACGTCGAGCGTACGCAAAAACGCGGGATCGTCGGCAACATCTATAAAGGCAAAGTCGTGCGGGTACTGCCCGGCATGCAAGCGGCTTTCGTCGACATCGGCCTGGATCGCGCGGCGTTCATTCATGCGTCGGAAATTTCCTTGCGCGAAGGCCCGGCGGTAGAGAGCATCAGTGCGCTGGTGCACGAAGGCCAGAGCCTGGTGGTGCAAGTCACCAAAGACCCGATCGGCTCCAAGGGCGCACGGTTGACGACGCAGTTGTCGATCCCGTCGCGCTATTTGGTGTACATGCCGCGCACCGCCCATGTCGGCATTTCGCTGAAGATCGAAGACGAAGCCGAGCGCGAACGCCTCAAGCAAGTGGTCACCGATTGCGTCGCCAAAGAAGGCATCAAGGAAGCGGGCGGATTCATCCTGCGAACGGCTGCCGAAGGTGCCGGGGCCGATGAAATCCTCATGGACATCCGCTACCTGCGCCGCCTCTGGGACCAGATCAGCGACCAGATCAAAACCATCGGCGCGCCAAGCGTGATCTATGAAGATCTTGGTCTGGCGCTACGCACCTTGCGTGACCTGGTAAGCCCTAAGATCGAGAAGATTCGCATCGATTCCCGGGAAACCTTCCAGAAAACCACGCAGTTCGTCGCCGAGTTGATGCCTGAGATCGCCGATCGTCTGGAACACTACCCCGGCGAGCGGCCGATTTTCGACCTGTACGGCGTCGAGGATGAAATCCAGAAAGCCCTGGAGCGCAAAGTCCCGCTGAAATCCGGGGGCTATCTGGTGGTCGACCCGGCGGAAGCCATGAGCACCATCGACGTCAACACCGGGGCGTTCGTCGGGCATCGCAACCTCGAAGAAACCATCTTCAAGACCAATCTTGAAGCGGCGACCGCCATCGCTCGTCAACTGCGCCTGCGTAACCTGGGCGGGATTATCATCATCGACTTCATCGACATGGAGGATGAAGAGCACCAGCGCCAGGTGCTGCGCACGCTGGAGAAACAGCTGGAGCGCGATCACGCCAAGACCAACATCATCGGCATCACCGAGTTGGGCCTGGTGCAGATGACCCGCAAGCGCACCCGCGAAAGCCTCGAACAAGTGCTGTGCGAGCCGTGCAATGCCTGCCAGGGACGCGGCAAGCTCAAGACGCCGGAAACCGTTTGCTACGAAATCTTCCGCGAAATCCTCCGCGAGGCTCGCGCCTATCAGGCGGAAGGCTATCGTGTATTGGCGAACCAGAAAGTTGTCGATCGTCTTCTTGATGAAGAGTCGGGGAACGTTGCCGAACTTGAAGGGTTTATCGGGCGCACCATTCGCTTCCAGGTAGAAACCATGTATTCCCAGGAACAATACGACGTGGTGCTGCTCTGATTCGCTACGTTTTAACTTTTCCTGAACGGCTGGCCTCAGCTTTTTGCAAAACTTTTGCCATGGGAGCCAACTGACATGGAGCGTCTGACACGCATTTTGGCCGCACTGACCCGTTGGGGTCTGGGCCTGTGCGCGTTGGTTTTGGTGTTGATGGCGTTGTACGTCAGTCTCGGTCGGGAACTGGCGCCGCTGGTGGCCGAATACCGCGTCGAAATCGAAACCCGGGCCACTGAAGCCTTGGGCATGCCACTGCAAATCGGCGAGCTCAAAGGCAGCTGGAGCGGCTTCGCGCCTATTTTATCGGCTCACGATGTGACAGTTGGCGAGGGTGCCAACGCCCTGCATCTGGAACAGGTGCGCGCGGTGCCGGACCTGTGGGCCAGCCTGTTGGCGCGTGAGGTGCGAATCGCCCATTTGGCGCTCAATGGCCTGAAGATCAGTCTCAAGCAAGGCGATGATGGCCAGTGGGCGCTCGAAGGCTTGCCGGTCAAGGACGATCAGCCCCTTGATCCGGAACAACTGCTCAATCGCCTGCAGATGATCCAGCAGTTGTCGGTGCTCGACAGCCAGGTCACGTTACAGCCGTGGGGCGAATCGCCGCTGACCCTGACTTACGTTGGGATGAACCTGAAAGTCGGTTCCGCTCGCCAGCGACTCGATGCCCGTCTGACCCTGCCCGACGGCCAGCCGATGGCCTTGAGCCTGAAGACCCGTGTTCGCGCCAGCCAGTGGAAGGACGGTGAAGCTGAGATTTACCTGAGCCTGCCACAAAGTGACTGGTCGAAATGGCTGCCTGAAAACATCAGCCAACAGTGGAATTTCTCCGAGATCAAGGCCGGTGGCGAGCTATGGGCGACGTGGGGCGAAGGCACCCTGCAAAGCGCAGCGGTGCGTTTGAACGCGCCGCAACTCAAAGGCGCCTACGCCGACCGCAAGCCGGTCAAGATCGACAACCTGGCGCTCA of the Pseudomonas sp. MAG733B genome contains:
- a CDS encoding Maf family protein translates to MKQLFLASGSPRRRELLTQIGVPFTAVSADIDETPLTEESPSAYVERLARGKAAAGRDAVVSDADFCVLGADTAVVLDGKILGKPVDEADACAMLMMLSGNEHQVLTAIAVLDGERCESRVITSRVRFRQISRDEAVAYWASGEPRDKAGGYGIQGLGAVFVAGLNGSYSAVVGLPLCETAELLGHFGITCWQTLNAR
- the rng gene encoding ribonuclease G; amino-acid sequence: MSEEILINITPMESRVAVVENGVLQEVHVERTQKRGIVGNIYKGKVVRVLPGMQAAFVDIGLDRAAFIHASEISLREGPAVESISALVHEGQSLVVQVTKDPIGSKGARLTTQLSIPSRYLVYMPRTAHVGISLKIEDEAERERLKQVVTDCVAKEGIKEAGGFILRTAAEGAGADEILMDIRYLRRLWDQISDQIKTIGAPSVIYEDLGLALRTLRDLVSPKIEKIRIDSRETFQKTTQFVAELMPEIADRLEHYPGERPIFDLYGVEDEIQKALERKVPLKSGGYLVVDPAEAMSTIDVNTGAFVGHRNLEETIFKTNLEAATAIARQLRLRNLGGIIIIDFIDMEDEEHQRQVLRTLEKQLERDHAKTNIIGITELGLVQMTRKRTRESLEQVLCEPCNACQGRGKLKTPETVCYEIFREILREARAYQAEGYRVLANQKVVDRLLDEESGNVAELEGFIGRTIRFQVETMYSQEQYDVVLL